In Deltaproteobacteria bacterium, the sequence CGCGACCTCCTTCAAGCAGGCGGGGAACCGCCTGCTCTCGATCGTCGGGGCCCGCACGAAGGACCTTCTAATCCTCGAATCGGAGATGAAGGCTATCTCCGACCAGTGCGTCGTGACCACCGATGACGGATCGTACGCCAAGAAGGGGTTCGTCACGCAGGCGCTCCAGGAGTACATCGACGCCGGCACGAAGATAGACCTCTGCGTCGCGATCGGCCCGGTGCCGATGATGCGTGCGGTGGCCGAGGTCACCCGGCCGCACAAGATAAAGACGGTCGTTTCGCTGAACCCGATCATGGTTGACGCCACGGGGATGTGCGGGGCCTGCAGGGTGACGGTCGGCGGCAAGACGAAGTTCGTGTGCGTCGACGGGCCGGAGTTCGACGGGCACGAAGTGGATTTCAAGGAACTGGTCATGCGGAATCGCGCCTACCTGAGCGAGGAGAAGGCGGCGATGGAGAGATTCATCCATAAGGACGGCAAGTGCATGGGATCGGCAGCGACCGGGACGCCCGGCGGGGCCGGGAAGGCAGTCGTTACAACAGGAGGTGTAAGCTGATGGCCGACGTCACCCCGACTCCGAAAGCGGTTCGACCGAAGGTGGGAAGCATCCCGCGGCAGCCGATGCCGGAGCAGCCGCCGGAAGTCCGCAAAAAGAACTTCAGGGAAGTCCCGTACGGTCTCACACCCGATCTCGCCATCCTCGAGGCATCCCGCTGCATCCAGTGCAAGAATCCCGCGTGCGTGAAGGGAT encodes:
- a CDS encoding sulfide/dihydroorotate dehydrogenase-like FAD/NAD-binding protein, with the protein product MFPIVESREIAKNVIFQRIQAPRIARKRKAGQFLIVRRGELSERIPLTIVGSDPADGTVTIIFQVVGKSTAELATLKAGDMLQDVVGPLGLATHVENLGTIVGIGGGIGTAPLLPIATSFKQAGNRLLSIVGARTKDLLILESEMKAISDQCVVTTDDGSYAKKGFVTQALQEYIDAGTKIDLCVAIGPVPMMRAVAEVTRPHKIKTVVSLNPIMVDATGMCGACRVTVGGKTKFVCVDGPEFDGHEVDFKELVMRNRAYLSEEKAAMERFIHKDGKCMGSAATGTPGGAGKAVVTTGGVS